The genomic interval CTTTATCCCCAAAATCTTTTATATCTTCAGTTTTGCCATAAAGGTCAATATATTTGCCGTATCCCAAATCTTTATGATAAACCCAAACAGAATCAATTTTCCCAGTGGAATATTGAGGAACAGTCAGATTTTTCGCGGGAATAAAACGTTCCAGGGATTCATAATCACCCGTACCGACAGAACCTACTTCGGAATTAAAAGGGAAAGTCCGTTGTTCCCAAAAGCTGGTGACAGGCTGGATTGTATAAGGCCCATCGCCATTCCCGCCTGTGGAATTATAGGACATGCTGTCGCAGTTTGAATAAGGGAAAAAATAACGGGTACCGTCCAGGGCAGGAAGTAAGGAATCCTTCATGGCCATTAATAAATCTTCAGGAGGTGTGATTTCATTCCCCCCGCACCAGAATGCCAGCGAAGGATGGTTGCGGATCATCTTTACCTGATCGGCTAAAGTTTCAAGCAACAATTTATGATCATCCGGATATTGCCTCCTGGTCCATTGGTCTTCCTTTTTCATGGGATCAACCCATTTGCCGTTGCAATCACCCGAAAACCAGAGATCCTGAAACACCAGCAAACCATATTTATCGCAAGCTTCATAAAATTCGGGACGCTCAGTCAGTGCACCGCCCCAGATGCGAATCAGGTTTAAATTCATGTCCCTGTGAAAGCGGATTTCCGCATCATAACGTTCAGGACTCAGGCGGAGCAGGGCATCGGAGACTATCCAGTTTCCCCCTTTGATGAAAATTTTCTGTCCATTGACCGATACCTGCCTGCTTTGGGTATGATCGTTCCAAGTGGTCCGGATTTCACGAATCCCGGTTTTTATCTCCTCCTGATCCAAAATTTCCCCATCCCCTCCAACAAACTGGAATAACATATTGTACAATGGATGATCCCCATAACCGTTTGGCCACCAAAGCCGGGGATTTTCCAAAGAATAATCAGGTAATGAAATTTCAACAGTGGATTTGGGTTGAAGGGAAACCTCCTTCTTGATTACCGCTCCTTCAATGAGGTACCTTAATGTACCTGATAAAATTTCATTGTTGGGATTTTCAATTTCGCAGGAAGCTTTAATTATTGCAGGAACAGACTGCTTTCCTGGAAGACGTTTTCCGGGAACCAAGGTAACCACATGAGGATTCCTGAGGTCAATGGAAATGGTTTTTTCGACGGTAACCTTATCCCAGATGCCGGTGTTTCTGTCCCTGACAGGTTGAATCCAATCCCAGCCGGCGACATACTGATGGGATACATTGCGGGCAATAGTTCCGTCGCCTCCCTGGCCTCCATTGGGATTGCCCGCCGGATTTACCGGATAGACGATAACTGCCAGCCGATTCTTACCATTTGCCGAAAGAAAAGAAGTGATGTTATAATTTTGGCGCAGAAACATGCCATAATGAGTTTCCCGGTTCAGTTTATGCCCGTTGAGAAAAACGTCGCAGCCATAATTTACGCCACGAAGGTGAAGCCAAACTTGTTCCTTGTCGTTATTCACCTTTTCATTAAAATCGTTGACAAACCAGTAGGTATAATAATCACGGCCCGTGTCATATATATCCGGAATTTTTTTGTTGTTCATCCCATAAAAAGGGTCAGGAATCAAATGTTGGTTTAAAAGTGTGGCAAGTACCGTTCCGGGAACCACAGCAGGCATCCAGCCTGATATATCATAGGCAGGATCAGAAAGTCTTTCCCCTGCTACCTTTACCATTTTTATATTGATGCACTTCCAATTGCTGTTCAGTTCATAATACTTTTGAGCACTGAGGGTAGCCAAAGAAATAAACAACAGAAAAATGAGGGTACACTTTTTCTTTTGCATGATAAATAGTTTAGGTTTTATTTACGATTTTCCTATCAAAATTAAGCAAAAATGAAGTATATAAGTAATCGGGCAAGAAACAAAAAAAGATTTTATTAAACTAAAGCCCAAAATCCCAAATCATTTTTACTCATTGAATTAAAAATTTTTGTAACTTTCTTTTCAAATGGGAAAGTTCTTAATTTTTTATTTAAAGTATTTGATTTACAGATTTATGAAAAACGTATTTCAAAATATTTTTGCAAAACCATCTCCAAAAACAGCACATAACCTTTTTTAATCTTTCAACTCGTAATGAATAACTGAAAAATTACGTGATAGCTGATACCTCTATAAAAGATTTCAATGATTAGATTGAAATTATTCCGAAGCCTTTAATTAGGTCTATATAAAATTGGTAATCCTTTCCCTTCTGAGATATGAATCAATAAACCCATGAAATATAAAAGGAAAAAATTATCAATTTTTAACTTAACGGCAGATCCTTTCTAATAAAAAAATGGGGTCATTTTTTTAAATGAATGCGAGGGTTGAAATCAACGATAGACCATTAAAGTCTAAATATTCCTATAACAT from Bacteroidota bacterium carries:
- a CDS encoding glycoside hydrolase family 2 TIM barrel-domain containing protein; translated protein: MQKKKCTLIFLLFISLATLSAQKYYELNSNWKCINIKMVKVAGERLSDPAYDISGWMPAVVPGTVLATLLNQHLIPDPFYGMNNKKIPDIYDTGRDYYTYWFVNDFNEKVNNDKEQVWLHLRGVNYGCDVFLNGHKLNRETHYGMFLRQNYNITSFLSANGKNRLAVIVYPVNPAGNPNGGQGGDGTIARNVSHQYVAGWDWIQPVRDRNTGIWDKVTVEKTISIDLRNPHVVTLVPGKRLPGKQSVPAIIKASCEIENPNNEILSGTLRYLIEGAVIKKEVSLQPKSTVEISLPDYSLENPRLWWPNGYGDHPLYNMLFQFVGGDGEILDQEEIKTGIREIRTTWNDHTQSRQVSVNGQKIFIKGGNWIVSDALLRLSPERYDAEIRFHRDMNLNLIRIWGGALTERPEFYEACDKYGLLVFQDLWFSGDCNGKWVDPMKKEDQWTRRQYPDDHKLLLETLADQVKMIRNHPSLAFWCGGNEITPPEDLLMAMKDSLLPALDGTRYFFPYSNCDSMSYNSTGGNGDGPYTIQPVTSFWEQRTFPFNSEVGSVGTGDYESLERFIPAKNLTVPQYSTGKIDSVWVYHKDLGYGKYIDLYGKTEDIKDFGDKAQLVNYEQYRALGEGFSSHAWDWYTGFIIWKTQNPWTALRGQMYDYYLDPNACLYGLHHGCEPLHVMCNPADGMVSVVNNTFFAYHDLMLEVKLYDMKGMEFPLNRLMIEVSPVSVQKFFPVKQAVDQLGKDKGLFLFLSLSDARQKIYSENLYWLPDSTGNYSGLRKMSAALVNVEAEKVSRGKIEVKITNPLNGPVAFFNRISLVDGKKFKRILPVFYSDNYISVLPGKEKSITIEYTPSKLTDKAVVSLRGWNVREQNISVK